The following DNA comes from Caldicoprobacter guelmensis.
ACGCCCATAGCGATAGAGGAAGGGTTGAGGTTTGCTATAAGGGAAGGTGGCAGGACGGTAGGCGCTGGTGCCGTAACCAAAATCATCGAATGATGAAGGGTTCCTGGCTAAAAGGGCGAATGCCTGTGGACACCGTGTGGTGGCGGCCGTTTCAGGTCGCCAGGTGGATGAAGCAGGTTTATAATATTTAATTCACAGGTGGCCGGGTAAAACCTGTGTGGTATTTAAAGGAGGGAGAACATGGCGACTCAGAAAATCAGAATTAAATTGAAGGCCTATGATCATGTTTTAATAGATCAATCGGCCCAGAAGATAGTAGAGACTGCCAAGAGGACAGGGGCAAAAGTGTCAGGCCCTATTCCTTTGCCTGTTGAAAAGAGTATAATAACCATACTCCGTGCCCCGCATAAATATAAAGATTCACGTGAGCAGTTCGAGATGAGGACACACAAGCGATTAATCGATATATTAAATCCTACTCCCAAGACGGTGGATTCTTTGATGAAGCTGGACCTTCCTGCTGGAGTGGATATCGAGATTAAGCTGTAAGCGGTAAAGGCCTACTACTAGGGAATGGAGGTTGAGACAAATGACTAAAGCAATTCTGGGTAAAAAGTTGGGGATGACCCAGGTTTTTACCGAGGACGGCTTGCTAATACCGGTGACAGTGGTTGAGGCAGGCCCTTGCGTTGTTACTCAGGTAAAGACTCCTGAAAACGATGGGTACAACGCTATTCAAGTGGGCTTTGAGGATATTCCTCAAAGGCTTTTAAATAAACCGTTAAAAGGCCATTTTGATAAGGCAAAGGTACCGTACAAAAGGTATTTAAGGGAATTGAAAGTTTCAAATATCGAGGATTATAAAGTAGGAAGCGAGATAAAAGTTGATATTTTTTCAAAGGGTGATAGGGTAGACGTAACAGGTTATACCAAGGGTAAAGGTTTCACCGGCAATATTAAGAGATGGAATCACAGTAGAGGACCTGAGAGCCATGGTTCTAAATATCATAGAGGTCCTGGGTCCATGGGTTCTAATACGTTTCCAGGCCGTGTATTAAAGACCAAAAAGCTTCCCGGTAGAATGGGAGTAGAGAGGGTGACTATTCAGAACCTCGAGGTTGTTAAAGTAGATCCCGAAAGGAATCTCATGCTGATAAAAGGAGCGGTACCGGGGCCCAAGGGGGCATTGCTGATTATCAAGGAGACGGTAAAACAAGCAGCAAAAAAATAGGGGTAAGAGCTTTTAGAAGGGAGGAGAAGTTATGCCCAACGTAGCTTTGTATAACATGGAAGGCACCCCTGTAGGCGAGATTTACTTGAATGATGGGGTATTTGGCGTAGAGGTCAATGAAGCTGCTATATATCAAGTGGTAAAGATGCAATTGGCCAATAAACGACAGGGTACACAGTCTGCTTTGACCCGTGGGGAAGTGCGTGGAGGCGGAAGGAAACCCTGGAGGCAAAAAGGTACTGGGCGGGCACGGCACGGTAGCATCCGTTCACCTATATGGATCAAAGGTGGTGTAGTCTTTGCTCCGAAGCCAAGGGATTATTCCTATACGGTACCAAAGAAGATTCGCAGGCTGGCAATGAAGAGTGCACTGTCGTCCAAGGTCGCAAATAATGAGATCATCGTGCTTGATGCGCTCAAGTTGTCACAGCCCAAGACCAAGGAGATGGCAAGGGTGCTCAAAAATCTCAAAGTTAATCGAAAAGCATTAGTGGTTTTGCCTGAGAAAGATGAGGTTGTGCAGCGAGCCATACGGAACATCCCAGGCGTTAAGCTTGCCTATATAAATACGCTCAATGTGCTGGATATCCTGAACTATGATACTTTCATAGCTACACAGGATGCCGTGCGCCGCATAGAGGAGGTGTACGCCTAATGAAGAATCCCTATGATATAATCATAAGGCCGGTTTTAACTGAAAAGAGTTACAGGGAAATGCAGAATAAGAAATACACGTTTATAGTAGACATAAATGCCAATAAGATAGAGATTAAAAAGGCGGTAGAGCAGATATTTGGCGTTAAGGTCGAAAAGGTGAATACCATGAGGTACAAGGGTAAGCTCAAGAGGATGGGTGTGCATGTGGGGAGAACTCCTGCGTATAAAAAAGCCATCGTCAAGCTTACCCCCGACAGCAAAGAAATCCCGTTCTTTGAAGGAATGGCGCAGTAAGGAGGGATAAGGAATCATGGGTATAAAAGTATATAAACCAACCTCCCCTGGCAGGCGCAACATGAGCGTTTTGACCTTTGAAGAGATCACCAAGGAAGAGCCCGAGAAATCTCTGGTGGTGCCTTTAAAAAAGCATTCTGGAAGGAATAATGAGGGTCATATAACCGTCAGGCACAGGGGCGGTGGAGTAAAGAGAAAATATCGAATAATCGATTTTAAGAGGGACAAGGATAACATCCCCGCTAAAGTAGCGGCTATTGAATACGATCCCAACAGGACCGCCAACATAGCCCTGCTTCATTACAAGGATGGGGAAAAGAGGTACATCATAGCTCCTTTGGGCTTAAAAGTTGGAGATATCGTGATGTCTGGTGAAAACGTAGACATTAAGGTGGGGAATGCATTACCCTTGAGGAATATTCCAGTAGGAACCATCATCCACAACATAGAGCTGTATCCAGGCCGAGGGGGGCAATTGGTAAGGGCCGCTGGTGGAGCTGCCCAGCTTATGGCGAAGGAAGGAGATTACGCCCATGTGAGGTTGCCCTCTGGTGAGATAAGGATGATACACCTAGATTGCAGGGCTACCATAGGACAAGTTGGGAACCTGGACCATGAGAACGTGTCTATCGGTAAGGCGGGCCGCAAACGCCATATGGGCATACGCCCGACGGTACGCGGTTCTGCTATGAACCCTGTGGACCATCCTCATGGCGGTGGAGAAGGCAAAGCTCCTATTGGGCGACCGGCACCTGTTACACCATGGGGTAAACCTACTCTGGGTTACAAGACAAGGAAAAAGAATAAGGAATCCGATAAGTATATTATCAAGCGTAGGCGTTAGTTTTAAACGCAGCTTGGTGGGATGAAGGGAGGCGAGTGTATGAGTCGTTCAAGAAAAAAAGGTCCTTACGTATGTGAGAGCCTGATTAAGAAAATTAGGGCTATGAATGAATCAGGCAAAAAGTCAGTTATAAAGACTTGGTCGAGGGATTCTACAATTATACCTGAAATGGTAGGTCATACTATAGCTGTGCATGACGGGCGCAAGCACGTTCCTGTATACATTACAGAAGAGATGGTGGGGCATAAGTTGGGCGAGTTTGCTCCTACCAGGACGTTCAGAGGACACGGTGACCATACCGAGAAATCCACGTCGCTGAAAAAATAACGAAAGGAGGCGTATGCATGGCTACCAGGATCAGAGAAAAGGCAAAAGCTCGAGAACAAGAGAAGGATAGGCGTCCCAGAGCTATTGCTAGATACATCAGGATGTCCCCCAGAAAGGTGAGAGCGGTAATAGATTTGATTAGGGGAAAGACGGTAAACGAGGCTTTGGCTATACTGGCAAATACGCCACGAGCTGCTACAGTGCCTGTGATGAAAGTACTCAAGTCAGCTATTGCTAATGCCGAAAACAATATGAATATGAGCCAAGACAATCTGTACATTGCTGAGATATATGCAGATCAGGGGCCCACTTTAAAGAGAATTAGGCCGCGCGCTAGGGGCATGGCTTATATGATCCGTAAAAGGACCAGCCATATTACCGTGGTGTTAGATGAGATCAAGAAGTAGGGAGGGATAATTTCGTGGGTCAGAAAGTACACCCCCATGGATTGAGGGTTGGCATCATAAAGGATTGGGACGCCAAGTGGATTGTCCCTAAAAAATATTTTGCTGATACTCTTATAGAGGATGTCAAGATAAGGGAGCTTATAAAAAATAAACTTTATGCAGCGGGCATCTCCAGGATTCAGATCGAAAGAGCCGCCAACAAGGTCAGGATCAATATCCATACCGCCAAGCCGGGGATTGTCATAGGGAAAGGTGGAGCTGGCATTGAAGCCCTGAAAAATGAATTGGAGAAGTTTACAAAGAAGAGCGTCATGATAAACATAATTGAGATAAAGGTGCCAGAGCTTGACGCTCAATTGGTGGCAGAAAATATTGCTGCTCAAATTGAAAAGAGGATTTCTTACAGGCGTGCCATGAAGCAGGCCATTGCCAGAGCCATGAAAGCGGGTGCGAAAGGTATAAAGACCATGGTGTCTGGCCGTTTGGGCGGTGCAGAGATTGCAAGAAGTGAAGGATATCACGAGGGCACCATTCCGCTTCAGACATTGAGGGCTGATATAGATTATGGGTTCGCAGAGGCCCATACCACATATGGACGCATTGGCGTAAAAGTGTGGATCTACAAAGGGGACGTCCTCCCAAAAGCCAAGAACAGGGACTTACCAAAAGCAGAAGGGGGAAATACCGATGTTAATGCCTAAAAGAGTAAAATATCGTAAGCAGCAGCGCGGAAGGATGAAGGGGAAAGCTACTAAGGGCAATACCGTCACTTACGGTGAATACGGTTTGCAGGCTTTAGAACCTGGTTGGATTACCAGCAATCAGATTGAAGCTGCGCGTATTGCTCTTACCCGGTATGTCAGAAGGGGCGGCAAAGTATGGATCAAAATTTTCCCACACAAGCCGGTTACTAAAAAACCCGCTGAGACCCGAATGGGTAGCGGAAAAGGGTCGCCTGAATACTGGGTAGCTGTAGTCAAGCCGGGACGCGTCATGTTTGAAATTGCTGGAATACCTGAAGATGTTGCGCGAGAAGCCTTGCGTTTAGCAAGTCATAAGCTTCCTATCAAGTGTAAGTTCGTTAAAAGAGAAGAGTTGGGTGGTGAGGCATTATGAAGGCCAGCAAGTGGAGAGAGATGACCAACGAGGAACTCAACCAAAAGCTGAATGAGCTAAAAAGCGAGCTGTTTAACTTACGCTTTCAGCTAGCCACCGGACAGTTGGAAAATCCCATGAGAATACGCGAAGTGAAAAGGGATATAGCTCGTATTAAAACAATCCTTCGCGAAAGAGAGTTAAAGGCGGCTCAGATGTGATATAAAATTGAGAAAGGAGGGGCTATATGGCGCAACAAACTCGAGGTAAGAGAAAGGTCCGTATAGGCGTAGTGGTAAGCGATAAGATGGATAAGACGGTTGTAGTGGCTGTCGAAAGAAAGGTAAGGCATGAGCTATACGGTAAAGTGATAAAGCGTACCAAGAAGTTTAAGGCTCATGATGAAAACAACGAATGCCGGGTAGGGGATAAAGTAATGATCATGGAGACTCGACCGCTAAGCAAGGAAAAGCGGTGGAGGGTAGTTGAGATTCTTGAAAGATCTCAGATGCCAGAGCAATTGCCGCTCGAAGAAGGAGGGGACCAAAATGGTGCAGCAACAGACACGCCTTAAGGTGGCTGATAACACCGGTGCAAAGGAGATCATGTGTATTAGGGTGTTGGGTGGTTCTAATAGAAAATATGGCAATATAGGTGATATTATAGTTGCTTCGGTAAAGAGCGCTACACCTGGCGGTGTTGTTAAAAAGGGCGATGTGGTAAAAGCGGTTATAGTGCGCACCAAGAAGGGAATAAGAAGGCCCGATGGTTCGTATATCAAGTTTGATGATAACGCTGCTGTAATTATTAATGAAGCAAAGCAACCTGTAGGGACTCGAATCTTCGGACCTGTTGCAAGGGAACTGAGAGATAAGGATTTTATGAGGATAGTATCATTAGCTCCTGAGGTGCTGTGAAGGAGGTGTATTCAAGTTGGCAGGTAGAAATAAGCTCCATGTGCGAACGGGAGACCTGGTAGAGGTGATATCAGGGAAATACAAAAACGTGCGTGGAAAGGTAATCGCGGCCCTTCCTAAAGAGGGCAAGGTGATTGTAGAAAAGGTAAATATAGTAGTACGCCATCGAAAACCTCGAGGGGTAAATCAACCTGGAGGTATAGTTCGCACTGAAGCGCCCATATATGCCAGCAAGGTCATGCTGGTGTGTACCAAATGCAATCAAAGAACAAGAGTTGGGCACAAGATATTGGAAGATGGCACAAAGGTTCGGGTTTGTAAGAAGTGTGGGGAGACTTTCAATGACTAGGTCTTTTGAAGGGAGGGAAGTGGTGTGGAGCCACGATTGAAAGAGCTGTACAAGAAAACCGTTGTTCCAGCCATGATGGAAAAATTCGGGTATAAAAACGTGATGGAAGTACCCCGACTTGAAAAGGTTGTAATTAACATGGGAGTAGGCGACGCTAAAGAAAACCCCAAATTCTTGGAAAGTGCTATGGAAGAATTGGCGGCAATAACAGGTCAAAGGCCTGTTGCTACAGTGGCTAAAAAGTCGGTGGCAGCTTTTAAAGTGAGGGCAGGGATGAAGATAGGGGCAAAGGTCACTCTGCGCGGTGACCGCATGTACGAGTTTCTTGATCGGTTGTTTAATATAGCGCTTCCACGTGTGAGGGACTTTAGAGGGGTTTCGCCTAAGTCCTTTGATGGCCGTGGGAACTATGCTCTGGGAATTAAGGAACAGCTCATATTCCCTGAAATCAACTATGATAAGGTTGAGAAAATAAGGGGAATGGATGTCATCATAGTTACCACCGCCAAGACCGACGAAGAGGCAAAAGAGCTTTTGTCGTTGTTAGGTATGCCATTTGCAAAACAGTGATTAAGGAGGGAAAGTGAGTGGCCAGAAAAGCATTGATCGTAAAGCAGCAGAGGAAACCCAAATACTCCACAAGGGCTTATAACCGCTGCCGTCTATGCGGCCGGCCCCGTGCTTATTTGAGGAAGTTCGGGGTATGCCGCCTGTGTTTCAGGATATTAGCTCATAAAGGACAAATACCAGGGGTAAAGAAGGCAAGCTGGTAAGCAGGAGAGACTGAAAGGAGGTAGGGAAATATGGTGACTGATCCAATCGCGGATATGCTCACGCGGATTCGAAATGCTTTGATCGTCAAGCATGAGACGGTAGAAGTACCAGCTTCAAACGTTAAGAGGGCAATAGCTCGAATACTGCTGGAAGAGGGATATATAAAGGATTTCACCGAGATCGATGATGGCAAGCAGGGAATCCTTAAGATTACTTTAAAATACGGTCCAAACAAACAGAGGGTTATTACTGGTCTTAAGAGGATAAGTAAACCAGGCATGAGGGTGTATGTAAAGAAGCATCAGATTCCCAAGGTTTTGGGCGGATTGGGTATTGCCATTATTTCGACATCAAAAGGAATTATGACCGATAAACAGGCACGCAAGGAAGGATTAGGAGGAGAAGTGCTCTGTTATATCTGGTAAGCCGCTGTAACTTTAACGGAACGGAGGTGTTTTGAAATGTCAAGAGTAGGCAAGCGGCCTGTGGTCATTCCCTCAGGAGTTACAGTAAGCGTAGATTCGGATAACAACGTCACTGTAAAAGGACCTAAGGGAGCATTGACTCAGCGGATTCACAAAGATATGAAGGTAATTGTCGAAGGGAACATGGTAAGGGTGGAACGTCCAACTGATGAGAAATTTCACAAGGCCCTGCATGGCTTGAGCCGTACGCTGATTCAAAACATGATTGAAGGTGTGACCAAAGGTTACCAAAAAGGCCTTGATATTGTGGGGGTAGGTTATAGGGCACAAAAGCAGGGCAAAAAGCTGGTGCTGTCGGTTGGATACTCCCATCCGGTTGAGATAAATGAAGAGCCGGGCATTGAATTTGAAGTGCCTGCTCCTAATAAAATCATAGTTAAGGGTATTGATAAGCAAAAAGTAGGGGAAGTGGCAGCGAGAATTAGGAGTATAAAGCCGCCTGAACCCTATAAGGGTAAAGGCATAAGATACGAAAATGAGAGAGTAATACAAAAGCAGGGTAAGGCTGGTAAATAATAGGGGAAGGAGTGAGATGGCGTGATTAAAAAAGTAGACAGGAATGAAGCTCGAAAAGTTCGGCACATGCGTATTCGAAAAAAAATCAAGGGTACCGCAGAAAGACCACGCCTGAATGTTTTTAGAAGCCTAAAACACACCTATGCGCAAATAATCAACGACGAAATTGGGCATACCCTGGTATCAGCCTCCACCCTTGATCCAGAGTTAAGAGATAAGATTGCCGGTAAAACCAAAAAAGAGGCTGCTAGAATGGTTGGTGAATTGGTGGCCAAACGAGCCCTGGAGAAAGGGATCAAAAAAGTGGTGTTTGACCGCGGAGGCTATAAATATCATGGAAGAGTACAAGAAGTGGCGGCTGGTGCGCGAGAAGCCGGACTGGAGTTTTAAAGGAGGGTAATGCATGCAGCGGATAGATGCTAGTAAGATGGAACTTAAAGAGAGAGTTGTGAGCATCAATCGTGTGTCCAAGGTTGTAAAAGGTGGGAAAAACTTTAGGTTTAGCACCCTTGTGGTTGTGGGGGATGAGAAGGGGCATGTGGGAATAGGCCTGGGAAAAGCAGCTGAAATTCCTGATGCTATTAGAAAGGGTGTGGAAAAGGCCAAGAAAAACATGATTAGAGTTCCTATAATGAATACCACCATTCCCCACGAGGTAATAGGTGAATTTGGTGCATCAAAAGTAATCATGATTCCGGCTCGTGAAGGTACGGGAGTTATAGCCGGTGGTCCAGCTCGTGCTGTGTTGGAACTGGCGGGCATTCGAGATGTTTTGACAAAATCGATAGGCTCAAATAATCCCATCAATGTGGCGTATGCCGTGATGGAAGGGTTGTCCAAGCTGAGAACTCCGGAGGAAATTGCCAGGCTCCGCGGCAAGTCGGTCGAGGAGATATTAGGTTAAGGGGGTAGTAAGCGATGGCTAAACTGAAAGTAACTCAAGTGCGCAGTACTATCGGCTGCCGTGATGACCAAATTGCAACCCTTAGGGCCCTGGGACTTAGGAAGATAAGGAGTCAGAGGGTCCATGAGGATAACCCTACTATTCGTGGGATGATAGAAAAAGTCAAGCATTTAGTGGAAGTTGAAGAGGTAGAGGAGTAGCGGGGAGGTGTATCAGGTGAAACTGCATGAATTAAGGGCTCCAGAGGGCAGCAACAAAAAACCAAAGAGAAAGGGCAGAGGCATCGGTTCAGGACATGGAAAGACAGCTGGGCGGGGGCATAAGGGACAGAAAGCCAGAAGCGGTGGAGGAGTAAGGCCAGGTTTTGAAGGTGGTCAGATGCCATTGACCAGGCGTATCCCCAAGCGAGGGTTTACCAACATATTTGCTAAGGAATACAGCGAGGTAAATGTAGGGGCGCTGGAGATATTTGAGCCTGGTACGATTGTTACCCCTGAGCTTTTGAAAGAGAAAGGCTTGATAAAGAAGGTTAAGGACGGGGTTAAGATTTTAGGTGACGGTGAGCTGACCAAGAGCTTGATAGTCAAGGCCCACAAGTTTAGCAGAACAGCCCAACAGAAGATAGAAGCTGTTGGAGGTAAAGCAGAGGTGATTTAAAGTGTTTGAAACTTTCAAGAACGCCTGGCGGATAGACGACTTAAGGAAAAAGATCATTTATACTCTCCTCATGCTTTTAGTTTACAGGGTGGGGAGCTTCATACCGGTCCCCGGTATTGATAGCAGCTTTATAAGGAGGTTGGTGGAAGGGAATACTCTGCTGGGGTTACTTGATATCATTTCTGGTGGAGCATTTGCCAACTTCACCATATTTGCCATGGGTATAACCCCATATATCAATGCTTCCATCATAATGCAGCTGCTTACAGTCGCTATCCCCAGGCTTGAGCAGCTGGCCAAGGAAGGCCAGGAGGGGCAAAAGAAAATTGCCCAGTATACCCGTTATGCCACAGTAATTTTGGCCTTTATACAGGCTATAGGTATTACCTATGGCCTTGCAGGGGATGCTCTGCAAAACAAGAGCTTTGTGGGGTATATAGTTGTGTCTTTGACCCTGACTGCTGGCACGGCTTTTTTGATGTGGCTGGGTGAGCAGATTACTGATAAGGGGATAGGTAATGGGATATCTCTTCTCATATTTACCAGCATAATATCGAGGTTGCCGGTGGCGGTGGCCTCGCTGTGGCAGCTGACTTTTGTGGCCAAGACTATGAGCCCCTGGAGCTTGCCGATAGTCGCGGTGTTTTCTATATTGATAATTGCTGCGGTAATATTCGTGGATTCAGGAGAGAGGAGAATACCAGTACAGTATGCCAAGCGCGTTGTAGGACGCAAGGTATATGGTGGCCAAAGCACCCATATCCCTTTAAAAGTTAACTCGGCAGGGGTTCTGCCCATAATATTTGCTGTTTCGATCTTATCATTGCCCCAAATTATATCACAGTTTTTCCCAAATAGTGGTTTCAACAGATGGGTGGAAAGCTATTTTCATCAAGGGACGATGTTATATGGGGTTTTATATTCTCTGTTTATTATATTCTTTACTTTCTTTTACACTCAAATTACATTTAACCCCGTCGAAATTGCAAACAATTTAAGGCAATATGGAGGTTTTGTACAGGGTATAAGGCCAGGTAAGCCTACTGCTGAATATCTTGCACGGATATCCAATCGCATCACTCTGGTGGGGTCTTTGTTTTTAGTAGTGATCGCCGTAATTCCCGTTGTTGCGTCGAGGGCGGCTAATATGCGAATGTACTTTGGTGGAACTGCTATCCTCATCGTGGTAGGAGTGGCACTTGAGACGGTTAAACAGCTGGAAGCCCAGATGCTCATGAGGCATTACCGAGGTTTCTTAAAGTAGGGATTGCCTTATGATCATAATAAAGTCTAAAAAAGAGCTTGAGATTATGCGTGAAGCGGGGAAGATCGTAGCGGGAGCTCATGAGCTGGTTGCAAGGAGTATTGAGGTAGGGATGACAACAGCTGAGCTCAATAGGTTGGTGGAAGAGTATATATATCGCCATAATGCAATTCCTTCGTTTAAAGGTTATCATGGGTTTCCGGCCAGTATATGTACCTCGATAAACCATCAGGTCATCCATGGTATTCCTGGTCCTGTTCGGCTACAGGATGGGGATATTGTCAGTGTAGATATAGGGGTGATGTACAAAGGCTATCACGGTGATGCTGCCAAGACGTATGCTGTGGGTGATGTGCATCCTCGTGCCCTACAATTGATTAAAACCGTTGAAGAAGCATTTTATGAGGGATTGAAATATGCCCGGCCAGGATGCCGCCTCTCTGACATATCCCACGCCATTCAAACTTATGTAGAGGGGAAAGGTTATTCTGTGGTGAAGGCCTTTGTGGGGCATGGGATAGGTCAGAATATGCATGAAGACCCTCAAGTACCCAATTATGGGCCCCCAGGCAAAGGTGTGCGGCTACGCCCAGGAATGACTTTGGCTATCGAACCCATGATCAACGAGGGAACGGACCAGGTCGTCATACTGGACGATGGATGGACCGTGGTGACGCAGGACGGCAGCCTGTCGGCCCATTATGAGCACACCATCGCCATCACCGATGGCGACCCCGAAATATTAACTCAATAGGGACAGGTGAATGTAATGCATGATATGGATATAGGGAGAGTGGTATTGGCCAAAGCAGGGCGTGACAAAGGCAGGCATTTTGTAATCGTAGGAAAAATTGACGATAACTATGTTTTGATTGCCAATGGCAAGACAAGGTCAATAGACAAGCCTAAGAAAAAAAAGATAAAGCATCTGGAAGCCAAGCCGCATGTGGTGTATAATGTGAGAGAAAAAATTTTAAGCGGTAAAAAGGTATTTGATGCCGAGCTCAGAAAGAGCTTAGAAGCGTTGGGATATGAGCGATAGGAGGGTGAGCTGTTTGGCCAGGGAAGATGTAATTGAGGTTGAGGGCACTGTGGTGGAAGCGTTGCCTAATGCAATGTTTCAGGTGGAGCTGGATAACGGACATAAGGTTTTGGCCCACCTGTCCGGGAAACTGCGCATGAATTTCATACGCATTTTGCCCGGTGACAGGGTAACGGTAGAGCTGTCGCCATATGACCTCACTCGTGGCCGAATTACTTGGCGCCTTAAATAAAAGGAGGGATACAGCGATGAAAGTACGACCATCTGTTAAAGCTATATGCGAAAAATGCAAGATCATAAAGAGAAAAGGCAAAGTAAGGGTGATTTGTGAAAATCCCAAACACAAACAGAGACAAGGTTGACCTTTGAGGTTTTAAATATGAAAAAAATGGAATAATTAAG
Coding sequences within:
- the rpsE gene encoding 30S ribosomal protein S5, producing MQRIDASKMELKERVVSINRVSKVVKGGKNFRFSTLVVVGDEKGHVGIGLGKAAEIPDAIRKGVEKAKKNMIRVPIMNTTIPHEVIGEFGASKVIMIPAREGTGVIAGGPARAVLELAGIRDVLTKSIGSNNPINVAYAVMEGLSKLRTPEEIARLRGKSVEEILG
- the rpmD gene encoding 50S ribosomal protein L30 translates to MAKLKVTQVRSTIGCRDDQIATLRALGLRKIRSQRVHEDNPTIRGMIEKVKHLVEVEEVEE
- the rplO gene encoding 50S ribosomal protein L15; translated protein: MKLHELRAPEGSNKKPKRKGRGIGSGHGKTAGRGHKGQKARSGGGVRPGFEGGQMPLTRRIPKRGFTNIFAKEYSEVNVGALEIFEPGTIVTPELLKEKGLIKKVKDGVKILGDGELTKSLIVKAHKFSRTAQQKIEAVGGKAEVI
- the secY gene encoding preprotein translocase subunit SecY is translated as MFETFKNAWRIDDLRKKIIYTLLMLLVYRVGSFIPVPGIDSSFIRRLVEGNTLLGLLDIISGGAFANFTIFAMGITPYINASIIMQLLTVAIPRLEQLAKEGQEGQKKIAQYTRYATVILAFIQAIGITYGLAGDALQNKSFVGYIVVSLTLTAGTAFLMWLGEQITDKGIGNGISLLIFTSIISRLPVAVASLWQLTFVAKTMSPWSLPIVAVFSILIIAAVIFVDSGERRIPVQYAKRVVGRKVYGGQSTHIPLKVNSAGVLPIIFAVSILSLPQIISQFFPNSGFNRWVESYFHQGTMLYGVLYSLFIIFFTFFYTQITFNPVEIANNLRQYGGFVQGIRPGKPTAEYLARISNRITLVGSLFLVVIAVIPVVASRAANMRMYFGGTAILIVVGVALETVKQLEAQMLMRHYRGFLK
- the map gene encoding type I methionyl aminopeptidase, producing the protein MIIIKSKKELEIMREAGKIVAGAHELVARSIEVGMTTAELNRLVEEYIYRHNAIPSFKGYHGFPASICTSINHQVIHGIPGPVRLQDGDIVSVDIGVMYKGYHGDAAKTYAVGDVHPRALQLIKTVEEAFYEGLKYARPGCRLSDISHAIQTYVEGKGYSVVKAFVGHGIGQNMHEDPQVPNYGPPGKGVRLRPGMTLAIEPMINEGTDQVVILDDGWTVVTQDGSLSAHYEHTIAITDGDPEILTQ
- a CDS encoding KOW domain-containing RNA-binding protein, with product MHDMDIGRVVLAKAGRDKGRHFVIVGKIDDNYVLIANGKTRSIDKPKKKKIKHLEAKPHVVYNVREKILSGKKVFDAELRKSLEALGYER
- the infA gene encoding translation initiation factor IF-1, which translates into the protein MAREDVIEVEGTVVEALPNAMFQVELDNGHKVLAHLSGKLRMNFIRILPGDRVTVELSPYDLTRGRITWRLK
- the rpmJ gene encoding 50S ribosomal protein L36; this translates as MKVRPSVKAICEKCKIIKRKGKVRVICENPKHKQRQG